Proteins from one Deinococcus actinosclerus genomic window:
- a CDS encoding MFS transporter, with product MSSPALTSTTDAPPDTRRTLAGWAVTAACLIAFMGVGVVDPILPEIGHQLGATPTQVELLFTTYLGVMAVMTLFAGNIGARLGRRRVALIGLGLIAAFALACGLSGSIPALALFRGGWGLGSALFTPTALVLLLALIGHAEKAIMRYEAAIGLGMSMGPLLGGLLGSHSWRFPFFGAAALMLLALASVATLVRVPEAREPVRPVSDVFRAYRQPAFLAVGLTGLLYYFGFFLLLGYTPLFLHLSTLGLGLTFFGWGLLLGLGSTVLAERLLHALPASRVVLGALAGLTALFFLIGFAPVTVPVKVTFVILSGTLFGLMNATLTTLSVEVSHMPRATATSAYNFLRWLGAALAPVSSGLIAEHLGAPVPYAFGAAAVALAVVITALAARGIDAARASDPHVH from the coding sequence ATGTCGAGCCCTGCTCTCACCTCCACCACGGACGCCCCACCCGACACCCGCCGCACACTGGCCGGCTGGGCCGTCACCGCCGCCTGCCTGATCGCCTTCATGGGCGTCGGCGTCGTCGACCCGATCCTCCCCGAGATCGGCCACCAGCTCGGCGCGACCCCCACCCAGGTCGAACTGCTGTTCACTACCTACCTGGGCGTCATGGCCGTCATGACCCTGTTCGCCGGGAACATCGGCGCCCGGCTGGGCCGCCGCCGCGTCGCCCTGATCGGCCTGGGCCTGATCGCCGCCTTTGCCCTCGCCTGCGGCCTGAGCGGCAGCATCCCCGCGCTGGCCCTCTTCCGGGGCGGCTGGGGCCTGGGCAGCGCCCTGTTCACCCCCACCGCCCTGGTGCTGCTGCTGGCCCTGATCGGCCACGCCGAGAAGGCGATCATGCGCTACGAGGCCGCCATCGGCCTGGGCATGAGCATGGGCCCGCTGCTGGGCGGCCTGCTGGGCAGCCACTCCTGGCGCTTCCCGTTCTTCGGCGCGGCCGCGCTGATGCTGCTCGCGCTCGCCAGCGTCGCCACCCTGGTGCGCGTCCCCGAGGCGCGTGAACCGGTCCGCCCCGTCAGCGACGTGTTCCGCGCCTACCGCCAGCCCGCCTTCCTCGCCGTGGGCCTCACGGGCCTGCTGTACTACTTCGGGTTCTTCCTGCTGCTGGGCTACACGCCGCTCTTCCTGCACCTGAGCACCCTGGGGCTGGGCCTGACGTTCTTCGGCTGGGGCCTGCTGCTGGGCCTGGGCAGCACCGTCCTCGCCGAACGCCTCCTGCACGCCCTGCCCGCCAGCCGCGTCGTGCTGGGCGCCCTGGCCGGTCTGACCGCCCTGTTCTTCCTGATCGGCTTCGCGCCCGTCACCGTGCCCGTCAAGGTCACGTTCGTGATCCTCAGCGGCACCCTGTTCGGCCTGATGAACGCTACCCTCACCACCCTCAGCGTGGAGGTCAGCCACATGCCCCGCGCCACTGCCACGAGCGCCTACAACTTCCTGCGCTGGCTCGGCGCGGCCCTCGCCCCGGTCAGCAGCGGCCTGATCGCCGAACACCTCGGCGCGCCCGTCCCGTACGCCTTCGGCGCCGCCGCCGTCGCCCTGGCTGTCGTCATCACCGCCCTGGCCGCCCGTGGCATCGACGCCGCCCGCGCCAGCGACCCCCACGTTCACTGA